The genomic region CCCGCCGCGTCGCACCCGCCCTCCCCCATCTCATTGGAGGAGCTGCGCGCGGCGATCGCTGAGCACCCGGTTGGCGCCGCGACCGATCCGGACGGGATCGCGCCGCGATTGCTGCGCCACCTCCCGCCGGCAGCCCTTGCCTGGCTGCTCGCGGTTCTCAACCGCTGCCTCGCGGAGGCGTCCCTCCCCCGCCAATGGCGGACCGGAGTGGCAACCCCCCTGCTCAAGTCGGGCAAGGACGCTACGCAAGTAGCGTCCTACCGCCCAGTGGTGCAGACAAGCCTCTTGTCCCGCACCCTGGAGCGTGTCGTTGCCCGCCGGGTGCGTGCCGTGGTGGACCCACGGCTGGACCAGCACCAGTTTGGGTTCCGGCCGGGCCACGCCGCTGACCTTGCCGTGGGCATGGTCGTGCGCGCGGCGCTGGATGGCTGGTCGTTTGCCGACCGGTTCCTCGACAGGAGGGCGGCCGAGGAGAAGCACGCGGCCGGCAGGGGTGAGGCCCCGCCGAAACGGCACGACGGGCGCAATGTCAGGGTGCGCGACACCCTGCTTGCGGCAGTCGATTTTGCCGACGCGTTTTGCTCGTTTCCCCCGGCCGCTTGCGCGGTGGGGCTCGCCCGCCTCGGCGCACCGGCTGCGGAAGCGGCCTGGATTGCGTCCTTTCTGGCTGGCCGCACTCTGCGCGTCCGTGTCGGTTCGCGCCTGTCGGCGCCGCGGCCGACACCGTGGGGCGTGCCGCAGGGTTCAGTCCTCGGCCCCCTGCTGTGGCTTGTGGTGGCCGACAGCCTTGCGTGTCGTCTCTCCCGGCTGCTCCCTCGCCTGCCGGCGACGTGCGGCTTTGCACTGTTCGCCGACGACCTTTCGGTCTGGGCGACGCAGGCGCACGGCAGTGACCTCGCCCCTGCGAGCGTCGCGATGCAGCACCTCTTGCGGGAGGTCGCGGACTGGGCGGCGATGACTGGGGTAGCCGTCTCGCCCAAGACAGCCGCCCTCCGTTTCTCGCGCAGCCCTCGTGCTGCGGACGAGCCCACGGTGCCGCTGACCTGCGGTCCGGTGGCGCTCGCGGCCGGCCCAGGGTGCATCCGCATCCTCGGCGTCGAAATCGACTCGCGCCTCAACTTCTCCGCTCACACGGAGAAAGTTGTTGGCAAGCTCGAAGCAGTCGC from Gemmatimonadales bacterium harbors:
- a CDS encoding reverse transcriptase domain-containing protein produces the protein MEELRAAIAEHPVGAATDPDGIAPRLLRHLPPAALAWLLAVLNRCLAEASLPRQWRTGVATPLLKSGKDATQVASYRPVVQTSLLSRTLERVVARRVRAVVDPRLDQHQFGFRPGHAADLAVGMVVRAALDGWSFADRFLDRRAAEEKHAAGRGEAPPKRHDGRNVRVRDTLLAAVDFADAFCSFPPAACAVGLARLGAPAAEAAWIASFLAGRTLRVRVGSRLSAPRPTPWGVPQGSVLGPLLWLVVADSLACRLSRLLPRLPATCGFALFADDLSVWATQAHGSDLAPASVAMQHLLREVADWAAMTGVAVSPKTAALRFSRSPRAADEPTVPLTCGPVALAAGPGCIRILGVEIDSRLNFSAHTEKVVGKLEAVAVRLRRFVALLRPSQLRVVAAACGLSAATYASHVWWPVAAADSRDRIVPRLTDLASLASGCTRTASADAIWAEVRWLPFPVLVRRQSLRRAEQVARLPASCPARAALLAPQPAHDAVPRCAWSADCAAAAATPAELAPWRGSVPPLSVSSA